A single genomic interval of Haloterrigena salifodinae harbors:
- a CDS encoding uracil-DNA glycosylase family protein produces MKNVTERTSNPFGLRPPFDRTGPDERTAVFGYGDANADFHLIGDHPDVHGGRSTGVPFTETESGVAIQEVARAVDFAGGPFDRPDLENLYCSYIHMCCLPPGETPSDESYADLERFFDAELRAINAHILLPVGERATDHVLREYTTQRHRIDLDMAVLHATEIRGRGFLIVPIREPTEWEDTDDEAIVARLEAILGRDYRQTKGVATLVG; encoded by the coding sequence GTGAAGAACGTCACAGAGCGGACGAGCAACCCGTTCGGACTACGACCGCCGTTCGATCGGACCGGGCCCGACGAGCGGACCGCCGTCTTCGGCTACGGCGACGCCAACGCCGACTTCCACCTAATCGGCGACCACCCCGATGTCCACGGCGGGCGGTCGACCGGCGTGCCGTTCACCGAAACCGAGTCCGGCGTCGCGATTCAGGAGGTCGCTCGCGCGGTCGACTTCGCCGGCGGCCCGTTCGATCGACCCGACCTCGAGAACCTCTACTGCAGCTACATCCACATGTGCTGTCTGCCGCCCGGAGAGACGCCGAGCGACGAATCCTACGCCGACCTCGAGCGGTTCTTCGACGCCGAACTCCGGGCGATCAACGCCCACATTCTGCTGCCGGTCGGCGAGCGGGCGACCGATCACGTCCTCCGGGAGTACACCACGCAACGGCACCGGATCGACCTCGATATGGCCGTCCTCCACGCCACCGAGATCCGCGGCCGCGGCTTCCTGATCGTCCCGATTCGGGAGCCGACCGAGTGGGAAGACACCGACGACGAAGCGATCGTCGCGCGGCTCGAGGCGATCCTGGGACGCGATTACCGCCAGACGAAGGGCGTCGCGACGCTGGTCGGCTGA
- a CDS encoding J domain-containing protein yields MTEDFYDLLDIPDDASQDEIKTAYREQVRVYHPDHNDDDRARAQFTAVKKAHDILGDPVERQAYDRLGHEDYVAKRTSGLPSADVWRSSDSDDGTSDADEEPERATATAGAGASTAGTSGSTSTTNSRSSTGSSSGTASSATGSTASAGATSSSSTAGTSGTTGTGSTGTRTAGRTTTGTTRTAGTSQSNADATAESEPGGFGDNAVVRWWRRQNFSLPLIWLSVFVYLSGLGHFASANRSALETLRAKLAAAGTDPDALVTTLSSGRYGIDSSVAYLMAFELVAPPLVEPLWYAALAGAVGLTLLTLLGVRAYRDGDTWGPVSIDETIVVALAVTATTVLVGGPLLAGAVLMPMLFAVIVRHTRRGPGWKPSYLYVVPVLAPLVGFGLAAADAATLGSDLAVLVVLPIVGGLGLPLRATIRKHFGW; encoded by the coding sequence ATGACTGAGGATTTCTACGACCTTCTCGATATTCCTGACGACGCCTCCCAGGACGAGATCAAGACCGCCTACCGCGAGCAGGTGCGCGTCTACCACCCTGACCACAACGATGACGACCGGGCTCGAGCGCAGTTCACGGCGGTCAAGAAAGCCCACGACATCCTCGGGGATCCAGTCGAGCGCCAGGCCTACGACCGCCTCGGTCACGAGGACTACGTCGCGAAACGAACCAGCGGCCTCCCCTCGGCGGACGTCTGGCGGTCGAGCGACTCGGACGACGGGACGTCAGACGCCGACGAGGAACCGGAGCGGGCGACGGCGACTGCGGGTGCGGGCGCGTCGACGGCCGGAACGAGCGGATCGACGTCGACGACGAACTCGCGCTCGAGCACCGGCTCGAGTTCGGGCACCGCCTCGAGCGCGACTGGATCGACCGCGAGCGCGGGCGCGACGTCGAGTTCGAGCACCGCGGGAACGAGCGGGACGACCGGAACCGGTTCGACCGGGACGAGAACAGCGGGCCGAACGACGACGGGAACGACGAGGACCGCGGGAACGTCTCAATCGAACGCCGACGCGACCGCGGAGTCCGAACCCGGCGGGTTCGGCGACAACGCTGTCGTCCGCTGGTGGCGCCGCCAGAACTTTTCCCTGCCGCTGATCTGGCTGTCGGTCTTCGTCTACCTCTCCGGACTCGGCCACTTCGCGTCCGCCAACCGGTCGGCCCTCGAGACCCTGCGAGCCAAACTGGCCGCCGCCGGCACCGATCCCGACGCCCTCGTGACGACGCTCTCGAGCGGGCGCTACGGGATCGACTCGAGCGTCGCGTATCTGATGGCGTTCGAGCTCGTCGCACCGCCGCTCGTGGAGCCGCTGTGGTACGCCGCGCTGGCCGGTGCGGTCGGCCTGACGCTCCTGACGTTGCTCGGCGTGCGCGCCTACCGGGACGGCGACACGTGGGGGCCGGTGTCGATCGACGAGACGATCGTGGTCGCGCTCGCGGTCACCGCGACGACCGTCCTCGTCGGCGGGCCGCTGCTGGCCGGCGCGGTGCTCATGCCGATGCTGTTCGCCGTGATCGTCCGCCACACCCGGCGTGGTCCCGGCTGGAAACCGTCGTACCTGTACGTCGTTCCCGTGCTCGCCCCGCTGGTCGGCTTCGGGCTCGCGGCCGCGGACGCGGCGACGCTAGGGAGCGATCTCGCGGTGCTCGTCGTCCTGCCGATCGTCGGCGGCCTGGGACTGCCGCTGCGGGCGACGATCCGGAAGCACTTCGGCTGGTGA
- a CDS encoding DNA polymerase Y family protein, translating into MSDGPRLPGVEADEDEEDRIVCHVDADCFYASCERLREPELRGEPVVVGMGYEPGETIGAVATASYEAREFGVESAQAISTALENLPRRAALEADAADHDPDLTREETGFYRPVDMDYYESVASEVREILHDCADVVREVSIDEAYLDVTERTAWEVADGFARHVTDRIRREVGVTVSVGVAPTMSAAKIASDFDKPDGLTAVRPGEVREFLAPLEVDLLHGVGPVTARKLREMGLETAADVAAADPEPLVEAFGERGRELYDRARGDDDRRVKPKGEPKSFSRESAFADPVSEPEPKYEQIETLASAVADRARREGALYRTVGIKAVLPPYDVNTRAKSLSGPVDDPDLVERIARDLFAEFETDPVRKVGVRVANLEFAAADQASLDGWERRADEQRTDGGGATDDDSSDESESTPDSNDGDEPAPPDASRDLEDGQSSLTDFANR; encoded by the coding sequence ATGTCCGATGGGCCGCGGCTGCCAGGCGTCGAGGCGGACGAGGACGAGGAGGACCGCATCGTCTGTCACGTCGACGCCGACTGCTTCTACGCCTCCTGCGAGCGACTGCGCGAGCCCGAACTACGGGGCGAACCCGTCGTCGTCGGCATGGGCTACGAACCCGGCGAGACCATCGGCGCCGTCGCCACCGCCAGCTACGAGGCCCGCGAATTCGGCGTCGAGAGCGCCCAGGCCATCTCGACGGCCCTCGAGAACCTGCCCCGTCGAGCAGCGCTCGAGGCGGACGCCGCGGACCACGACCCCGATCTCACCCGCGAGGAAACCGGGTTCTACCGCCCCGTCGATATGGACTACTACGAGTCGGTCGCGAGCGAGGTCCGCGAGATCCTCCACGACTGCGCCGACGTCGTCCGGGAGGTGAGCATCGACGAGGCCTACCTCGACGTCACCGAGCGCACTGCCTGGGAGGTCGCCGACGGCTTCGCCCGCCACGTTACGGACCGAATCCGCCGGGAGGTCGGCGTCACCGTCAGCGTCGGCGTCGCGCCGACGATGAGCGCGGCCAAGATCGCCAGCGACTTCGACAAGCCCGACGGCCTTACGGCCGTCCGCCCCGGGGAGGTACGGGAGTTTCTGGCCCCGCTCGAGGTCGACCTGCTCCACGGCGTCGGCCCCGTCACGGCCCGCAAGTTACGGGAGATGGGCCTCGAGACCGCGGCCGACGTCGCCGCGGCCGATCCGGAGCCGCTGGTCGAGGCGTTCGGCGAGCGCGGTCGAGAGCTGTACGACCGCGCCCGCGGCGACGACGACCGCCGGGTCAAGCCGAAGGGCGAACCCAAGAGCTTCTCGCGGGAATCGGCCTTTGCCGATCCCGTCTCGGAACCCGAGCCGAAGTACGAGCAGATCGAGACGCTCGCGTCGGCGGTCGCCGACCGCGCACGGCGCGAGGGGGCGCTGTACCGCACCGTCGGCATCAAGGCCGTCCTGCCGCCGTACGACGTCAACACGCGCGCGAAGTCCCTCTCCGGGCCGGTCGACGACCCCGACCTCGTCGAACGAATCGCTCGCGATCTCTTCGCCGAGTTCGAAACCGATCCCGTCCGTAAGGTCGGCGTCCGCGTCGCCAACCTCGAGTTCGCGGCCGCCGATCAGGCCAGCCTCGACGGCTGGGAGCGACGCGCCGACGAGCAGCGCACCGACGGCGGCGGGGCGACCGACGACGACTCGAGCGACGAATCCGAATCGACGCCCGATTCGAACGACGGCGACGAACCGGCGCCGCCGGACGCCTCCCGAGACCTCGAAGACGGACAGTCCTCGCTGACCGATTTCGCGAATCGGTGA
- a CDS encoding high-potential iron-sulfur protein — translation MADEESGESRRRVLRATGCGSAIALAGCVSVGEDTSQEAGEPARDRPADWCFDRLDDTVPDVEANAVSIDGVERKSEGELTSKEEASYQCGPADGNHCGTCTYYIDDRDGDAVGACTEVAGEVRSADWCALWAPREEIQDE, via the coding sequence ATGGCAGATGAGGAATCAGGGGAGTCGCGACGCCGGGTGCTTCGGGCCACGGGATGCGGGTCGGCGATCGCGCTCGCCGGGTGCGTGTCCGTGGGCGAAGACACCAGTCAGGAAGCCGGTGAACCGGCGCGCGACCGACCGGCCGACTGGTGTTTCGACCGGTTAGACGATACCGTCCCGGACGTGGAGGCGAACGCGGTGAGTATCGACGGGGTCGAGCGGAAGTCGGAGGGCGAGTTGACGTCGAAGGAGGAAGCGAGCTACCAGTGCGGGCCCGCGGACGGGAACCACTGCGGCACCTGTACGTACTACATCGACGACCGCGACGGCGACGCAGTCGGGGCGTGTACCGAAGTTGCGGGCGAGGTCCGGTCGGCGGACTGGTGTGCGCTTTGGGCGCCGAGGGAGGAGATCCAGGACGAGTAA
- a CDS encoding 4Fe-4S ferredoxin N-terminal domain-containing protein yields the protein MGDNENATDDRPSRWPEGDRRTELERMLEDAEHDTELGLEMARDAQRVTAGELSEAEFYDRYHEAVVAEFGEDDRPLERPDDGRDAGTDSPFGVDEESRRSVMRKVGAGAGAVGLSAWAATADDDPAPSATEAEAPEGDDAGTQWGMVLDLEQCDGCLSCVVACAEEHNWERGANWMYILDYEDSASDGHNRLIRPCQHCTDAPCEKVCPTTARHTRDSDGLVLTDYDVCIGCRYCQVACPYGVNYFQWDDPGVSADELEDDHVYDARGRPVGSRAPRGVMEKCTFCATRQDGTKGEEFVGRTACEDACPPEAIQFGDMNDPESDTRQYLEDPELARVRAQNPPEDELQEAIAVLTGETDPSEGDDGLTEREARTLVRAEAGTAESTFRLLEDVGTDPNVVYIGDEPGADAHQVDGPIDYEAVGHVDTRKDVLEQGTVGFELPD from the coding sequence ATGGGTGACAACGAGAACGCAACCGACGACAGGCCGAGCCGATGGCCCGAGGGTGACCGACGGACGGAGCTCGAACGGATGCTCGAGGACGCCGAGCACGATACGGAACTCGGGCTCGAGATGGCGCGGGACGCCCAACGAGTCACGGCGGGAGAGCTCTCGGAAGCCGAGTTCTACGATCGGTACCACGAGGCCGTGGTCGCGGAGTTCGGCGAGGACGATCGACCGCTCGAGCGGCCGGACGACGGGCGCGACGCGGGGACGGATTCGCCGTTCGGCGTCGACGAAGAATCGCGTCGCAGCGTGATGCGCAAGGTCGGCGCCGGGGCGGGAGCCGTCGGACTCAGTGCGTGGGCCGCGACGGCGGACGACGATCCGGCGCCGTCGGCGACCGAGGCGGAAGCACCCGAGGGTGACGACGCGGGGACGCAGTGGGGGATGGTGCTCGACCTCGAGCAGTGCGACGGCTGCCTCTCCTGCGTCGTCGCCTGCGCCGAGGAACACAACTGGGAACGGGGGGCCAACTGGATGTACATCCTCGACTACGAGGACAGTGCGTCCGACGGCCACAACCGGCTCATTCGACCCTGCCAGCACTGTACGGACGCGCCGTGCGAGAAGGTCTGTCCGACGACCGCCCGTCACACCCGGGACAGCGACGGCCTCGTGCTGACCGACTACGACGTCTGCATCGGTTGTCGGTACTGTCAGGTCGCCTGTCCCTACGGCGTCAACTACTTCCAGTGGGACGATCCGGGCGTCTCGGCGGACGAACTCGAGGACGATCACGTCTACGACGCTCGCGGTCGGCCGGTCGGGAGCCGCGCGCCGCGGGGCGTCATGGAGAAGTGTACGTTCTGTGCGACCCGCCAGGACGGCACCAAGGGCGAGGAATTCGTCGGCAGGACCGCCTGCGAGGACGCCTGTCCGCCCGAGGCGATCCAGTTCGGCGATATGAATGATCCCGAAAGCGACACGCGACAGTACCTCGAGGATCCCGAACTGGCTCGCGTGCGAGCGCAGAACCCGCCCGAGGACGAACTGCAGGAAGCGATCGCCGTCCTCACCGGCGAGACGGATCCGTCCGAAGGCGACGACGGGCTGACCGAACGGGAGGCGCGAACGCTCGTTCGGGCGGAGGCCGGCACCGCCGAGTCGACGTTCCGGCTCCTCGAGGACGTCGGGACCGACCCGAACGTCGTTTATATCGGAGACGAACCGGGCGCCGATGCCCACCAGGTCGACGGACCGATCGACTACGAAGCGGTCGGCCACGTGGACACCCGAAAGGACGTCCTCGAGCAGGGGACCGTCGGGTTCGAGCTGCCCGACTGA
- a CDS encoding cupredoxin domain-containing protein, whose product MDRRQILKAAGVTSTIPLASGLGAARSGEHEKADGSDRGQARRECAQPQCIHPVLGYSGLEGEEQVPAPLQPQYEVDLITRPPNAESERPLPEFFFQPTGLAVEPGDVVRFNLETPDHTVTAYHPQLGRQRRVPEGVPAFSSPVLGTGTFWLYRFDQPGVYDVLCAPHEIFGMVARIVVGDPPAEPAFGPSGPVEMGGEEIELRPPALTAGLVYEDPLLEPSTIAERGSVSWDELAPESKEVLLEFPEDGE is encoded by the coding sequence ATGGATCGCAGACAGATCCTCAAGGCGGCTGGTGTAACGTCGACGATTCCCCTCGCGTCCGGACTCGGCGCCGCGCGCAGTGGTGAGCACGAGAAGGCCGACGGTTCCGACCGCGGACAGGCGCGACGGGAGTGCGCTCAACCGCAGTGTATCCACCCGGTGCTCGGCTACTCGGGCCTCGAGGGCGAAGAGCAGGTGCCGGCGCCGCTACAACCCCAGTACGAGGTCGATCTGATCACGAGACCACCGAATGCGGAATCGGAGCGGCCGCTGCCGGAGTTCTTCTTCCAGCCGACCGGGCTGGCCGTCGAGCCCGGCGACGTGGTGCGCTTCAATCTGGAAACGCCCGACCACACCGTCACCGCGTATCATCCGCAGCTCGGCCGGCAACGCCGCGTTCCCGAAGGGGTCCCGGCGTTCTCGTCGCCGGTGCTGGGCACGGGAACGTTCTGGCTCTACCGCTTCGATCAGCCGGGCGTCTACGACGTCCTGTGTGCGCCCCACGAGATCTTCGGGATGGTCGCGCGGATCGTCGTCGGCGACCCGCCGGCCGAACCGGCGTTTGGTCCGTCGGGGCCGGTCGAAATGGGTGGCGAGGAAATCGAGCTTCGACCGCCGGCACTCACCGCGGGGCTGGTGTATGAGGATCCGCTGTTGGAGCCGTCGACGATCGCAGAGCGGGGGAGCGTGAGCTGGGACGAGCTCGCTCCGGAGAGCAAAGAGGTGCTGCTCGAGTTCCCCGAAGACGGAGAGTAG
- a CDS encoding DUF5518 domain-containing protein has product MDSDTPPPIDTYGTDSDASSDSNRIVNALLGGGVGIVLSFLPGSTVLGGAVAGYLEGGGTDEGLRVGALAGLVMLVPKLLFGLVALWFLGILGPGGFGAVIVLFLLGIAAYTLALSIVGAVIGTVLESEFGSRTQL; this is encoded by the coding sequence ATGGACTCCGACACGCCGCCACCGATCGACACCTACGGGACGGACTCGGACGCGAGCTCGGATTCGAACCGGATCGTCAACGCCCTGCTCGGCGGCGGCGTCGGGATCGTGCTGTCGTTCCTCCCGGGATCGACCGTTCTCGGCGGGGCCGTCGCCGGCTACCTCGAGGGCGGCGGGACCGACGAGGGACTTCGGGTCGGCGCGCTCGCGGGGCTCGTCATGCTCGTCCCGAAACTGCTGTTCGGGCTGGTCGCGCTCTGGTTTCTCGGGATTCTGGGACCGGGCGGCTTCGGGGCCGTGATCGTCCTCTTCCTGCTGGGCATCGCGGCGTACACCCTCGCCCTGAGTATCGTCGGCGCGGTGATCGGGACCGTCCTCGAGAGCGAATTCGGATCGCGGACTCAGTTGTAG
- a CDS encoding transcription factor S, whose protein sequence is MQFCDDCGSMMKAQGDRMVCTNDDCGAASERDHEQEDAFITTESQTDDDVIESDENANFEGKPKATDVVCDECENQEAWYTLKQTASADEPPTRFFKCTECGHRWRGYN, encoded by the coding sequence ATGCAGTTCTGCGACGATTGCGGCTCGATGATGAAAGCTCAGGGCGATCGCATGGTCTGTACGAACGACGACTGCGGCGCCGCGAGCGAACGCGACCACGAGCAGGAGGACGCGTTCATCACCACCGAGTCCCAGACCGACGACGACGTGATCGAGTCCGACGAGAACGCCAACTTCGAGGGGAAGCCGAAGGCGACGGACGTGGTCTGCGACGAGTGCGAGAACCAGGAGGCGTGGTACACCCTCAAACAGACCGCCTCGGCCGACGAACCGCCGACGCGCTTTTTCAAGTGTACCGAGTGCGGGCACCGCTGGCGCGGCTACAACTGA
- a CDS encoding RAD55 family ATPase, whose protein sequence is MKRLPLGISRLDRMISGGAPAGSVVLLAGEAGAGAREFAYTSAVLNGLAGSAPGEFDRYYGDLESGTELPDAVHYISFTDERAAITDEMGLVMDGDLVDAGMDGVSVVELAESYFQLTPVPTDWYAERATDITELGKRTDRSGVLEALGEYLTEHAAGSLVVVDSVTDLVATADDRLAWADLTVLLKGLKRAAHRWGGVILLLVNAEALEPTELGRLKEATDGTLLFEWESGGSERARTLVVEQFRGVLSRLEDEDIVRFETAINDSGFDISNVRKIR, encoded by the coding sequence ATGAAACGGCTGCCCCTCGGAATCTCGAGGCTCGACCGGATGATCAGCGGGGGCGCACCCGCCGGCAGCGTCGTGTTGCTCGCGGGTGAGGCCGGGGCCGGCGCGCGGGAGTTCGCCTACACGAGCGCGGTGTTGAACGGTCTCGCGGGCTCGGCGCCCGGCGAGTTCGATCGTTACTACGGCGACCTCGAGTCGGGGACCGAACTCCCCGACGCGGTCCACTACATCTCGTTTACGGACGAACGGGCCGCGATCACCGACGAGATGGGGCTGGTCATGGACGGCGACCTCGTCGACGCGGGGATGGACGGCGTCTCCGTCGTCGAACTCGCGGAGTCGTACTTCCAGCTGACGCCGGTACCGACGGACTGGTACGCCGAGCGCGCGACCGACATCACCGAACTCGGGAAGCGGACCGATCGCAGCGGCGTCCTCGAGGCGCTGGGCGAGTACCTGACCGAGCACGCGGCGGGGAGCCTCGTCGTCGTCGACTCCGTGACCGACCTCGTCGCGACGGCCGACGACCGGCTGGCCTGGGCCGATCTGACGGTCCTGCTGAAGGGGCTCAAACGCGCCGCCCACCGCTGGGGCGGCGTCATCCTGCTGCTGGTCAACGCGGAGGCCCTCGAACCAACTGAGCTGGGGCGCCTGAAGGAGGCCACTGACGGGACCCTGCTGTTCGAGTGGGAGAGCGGCGGCTCCGAGCGCGCGCGAACCCTCGTCGTCGAACAGTTCCGCGGGGTTCTCTCGCGACTCGAGGACGAGGACATCGTCCGGTTCGAGACGGCGATCAACGACAGCGGATTCGACATCAGTAACGTTCGAAAAATCCGCTAA
- a CDS encoding beta-ribofuranosylaminobenzene 5'-phosphate synthase family protein, which yields MTTATVSAGARLHVGFQNLSLARRRLYGGIGVGLEEPRVTVTAEPADSVESDDPLGREYAARAVEALDVPGVAVTLEERLPRHVGLGSGTQLALSVLAATARAHGLAPSTRALAPAMGRGGRSGVGVATFEDGGFVVDAGHPTNRFTTEPPAEGDWTVPPVVARHDLPEDWRFLVAVPDADPGRSGDDEDASMRAVVERADPAVADEIAGVVTRKLLPAAAEGRLESFGEAVAEIGRKNGAWYADAQGGVFRPPAGTLVEALEDCPVLSGIGQSSWGPVVYGVTDRSHAAEAELAARDALDDNGLEGRVILSKPASEGARVLSDSKRL from the coding sequence ATGACGACCGCGACCGTCAGCGCTGGAGCGCGACTCCACGTCGGCTTCCAGAACCTCTCGCTCGCTCGCAGACGACTCTACGGTGGGATCGGCGTCGGACTCGAGGAGCCCCGCGTGACGGTCACCGCCGAACCTGCCGACAGCGTCGAGAGCGACGATCCGCTGGGCCGGGAGTACGCCGCCCGCGCCGTCGAGGCCCTCGACGTTCCGGGAGTCGCGGTCACGCTCGAGGAGCGGCTGCCCCGCCACGTCGGCCTCGGCAGCGGGACCCAACTGGCCCTCTCGGTCCTCGCCGCGACGGCGCGGGCCCACGGCCTCGCGCCCTCGACTCGAGCCCTCGCGCCGGCGATGGGACGGGGCGGACGCAGCGGCGTCGGCGTCGCGACCTTCGAGGACGGCGGCTTCGTCGTCGACGCCGGCCATCCGACCAACCGCTTTACCACCGAACCACCGGCGGAAGGCGACTGGACGGTGCCCCCGGTCGTCGCCCGCCACGACCTCCCCGAGGATTGGCGCTTCCTCGTCGCGGTTCCCGACGCCGACCCCGGCCGCAGCGGCGACGACGAGGACGCGAGCATGCGCGCCGTCGTCGAGCGCGCCGACCCCGCCGTCGCGGACGAGATCGCCGGCGTCGTCACCCGCAAATTGCTGCCCGCCGCCGCGGAGGGCCGCCTCGAGTCCTTCGGCGAGGCGGTCGCCGAGATCGGCCGCAAGAACGGCGCCTGGTACGCCGACGCACAGGGCGGCGTCTTCCGCCCGCCAGCGGGCACGCTCGTCGAGGCGCTCGAGGACTGCCCGGTGCTGTCGGGCATCGGCCAGTCGTCGTGGGGCCCCGTCGTCTACGGCGTGACCGACCGCAGCCACGCCGCCGAGGCCGAATTGGCGGCTCGAGACGCGCTGGACGATAACGGACTCGAGGGGCGCGTTATTCTGTCGAAGCCGGCTTCAGAGGGGGCTCGAGTGCTGTCCGATAGCAAGCGATTGTAA
- a CDS encoding cation:proton antiporter, translated as MAEAAGIDLLNLLLVITLAWIFGTLVERIGYPALMGEVLAGILFGPALLGILQPSETLELFAEFGVFLLMIYVGMEVDIHDLFKLGPQSLMVAFGGFVVPFGLGYLVGENIGVTIDQALFIGIAMAATSLATKSRILVDLDVLDTRVAGVLLGGVLLSDVGVMVVFTGVMGFVETGDVIPLGLGLVAGEALLYFTAALLFGDRFLPYLWGQLEDWMERHEYVDKTSVFTVALVVALIFAFFAAVVDLHVIIGGFIAGLFLRQAQLEQDIYNHMYDVIYDLAMGLFAPIFFVTVAFDLTLDVFMESLGLLVLIVITAFVSKILGSWLFTLPTKLSSKEGLVIGLGMNGRGTVEIVIVSVALSAGVIESELFSILVFTAIFTTALVPPTVKWGIDWLEQAGELVLMSDPELEFD; from the coding sequence ATGGCCGAAGCTGCTGGGATTGATCTCCTCAACCTTCTGTTGGTAATCACGCTCGCGTGGATATTTGGGACCCTAGTAGAACGTATCGGCTATCCCGCACTCATGGGAGAAGTCCTCGCGGGAATCCTTTTCGGACCCGCGTTATTAGGCATACTGCAGCCCAGTGAAACACTTGAACTTTTCGCGGAGTTTGGAGTGTTTCTGCTAATGATCTACGTTGGTATGGAAGTCGATATTCATGATTTGTTTAAGCTTGGTCCCCAATCACTGATGGTCGCGTTCGGGGGTTTTGTTGTCCCATTCGGTCTTGGTTATTTAGTCGGAGAAAACATCGGCGTGACGATCGACCAAGCACTGTTCATCGGTATCGCGATGGCTGCTACTTCACTAGCAACAAAATCCAGAATTTTAGTTGATTTAGATGTCCTCGACACACGGGTTGCAGGTGTTCTCCTTGGGGGTGTGCTACTGTCCGACGTTGGAGTGATGGTCGTGTTTACCGGCGTCATGGGATTTGTCGAAACAGGGGATGTGATTCCTCTGGGTCTTGGTCTGGTCGCTGGTGAAGCGCTTCTGTATTTTACAGCGGCACTCCTCTTCGGCGATAGGTTTTTGCCCTATCTCTGGGGTCAGTTAGAAGATTGGATGGAACGGCACGAATATGTTGACAAAACGTCTGTATTCACAGTCGCACTTGTTGTCGCACTTATCTTCGCCTTTTTCGCAGCGGTCGTCGATCTTCATGTGATAATCGGGGGATTTATTGCAGGCCTGTTTCTTCGGCAGGCCCAGCTTGAACAAGATATCTATAACCATATGTACGACGTGATTTACGACTTGGCGATGGGTCTGTTCGCACCGATCTTCTTCGTTACTGTCGCATTCGACCTTACACTTGATGTTTTTATGGAAAGTCTGGGACTTCTCGTACTGATCGTGATAACTGCATTCGTGAGCAAGATTCTTGGAAGCTGGCTGTTCACCCTTCCAACGAAACTCTCCTCAAAGGAAGGACTTGTTATCGGCCTTGGAATGAATGGGCGGGGAACTGTCGAAATCGTCATTGTTTCCGTTGCCCTCTCAGCAGGCGTTATCGAGTCAGAACTGTTCTCAATTCTCGTCTTCACGGCGATTTTCACCACAGCGCTTGTTCCGCCAACTGTGAAATGGGGAATCGACTGGCTCGAGCAGGCAGGCGAACTCGTCCTCATGAGTGATCCAGAACTCGAATTCGATTAA
- a CDS encoding glycosyltransferase, protein MDTASVVVAAREEGERLERTLTSLARQSFDGQLEVIVVASGTATCRVAREHGAVDRVLTDDRCDGPGAARNRGAAAATGDVLLFTDADTVVPPTWVRRHWRHYATTAVVGVGGPLRPLADGLAHRIRFRLLSDWWYRASWPVGFVQQPGPNCSVRRSAFETVDGFDESLSFLEDTDLSLRLCEAGSVVYDSDCPVRTSVRRHEREGYLPLLLAYLVGYLEYALPGRSPTRDHFS, encoded by the coding sequence ATGGACACCGCCTCGGTCGTCGTCGCCGCCCGCGAGGAAGGGGAGCGCCTCGAGCGCACGCTGACGTCGCTCGCCCGGCAGTCGTTCGACGGGCAACTTGAGGTAATCGTCGTCGCCAGCGGAACGGCGACCTGCAGGGTCGCTCGCGAACACGGGGCGGTCGACCGCGTGCTCACCGACGACCGCTGCGACGGTCCCGGCGCGGCGCGCAACCGGGGCGCTGCGGCCGCGACCGGCGACGTCCTGCTTTTTACCGACGCCGACACGGTCGTCCCGCCGACGTGGGTGCGACGCCACTGGCGCCACTACGCGACGACGGCGGTCGTCGGCGTCGGCGGCCCGCTCCGGCCGCTCGCCGACGGGCTGGCTCACCGCATCCGCTTTCGGCTCCTCTCGGACTGGTGGTACCGGGCCAGCTGGCCCGTCGGATTCGTCCAGCAGCCGGGGCCGAACTGCAGCGTGCGCCGGTCGGCGTTCGAGACGGTCGACGGCTTCGACGAGTCGCTTTCTTTCCTCGAGGATACCGACCTCTCCCTACGATTGTGCGAGGCGGGATCCGTCGTCTACGATTCAGACTGTCCGGTCCGGACGTCGGTTCGACGCCACGAGCGGGAGGGGTATCTCCCGCTCCTGCTGGCGTACCTCGTCGGCTACCTCGAGTACGCGCTGCCAGGGCGGTCGCCGACGCGGGATCACTTTTCGTAG